A region from the Candidatus Zixiibacteriota bacterium genome encodes:
- a CDS encoding ATP-binding protein: protein MRPLSDSGGEERRDYHEENSLNTAGRFIRERSDVLILGPPGVGKSHLVQAIGHQAARMGFTVLYRSIFDCLGELIPAENFGERVTTMNRYLKADLLIIDEMGIKKLPKQSGEYVFEIVMRRHELRSTIMTSNRPLDNWGKLIGDVPTAAAILDRLLHRAEIAAS, encoded by the coding sequence CTGAGGCCGCTCTCGGACTCGGGCGGGGAAGAAAGGCGAGATTATCATGAAGAGAATAGTCTTAACACTGCTGGTCGCTTCATCCGCGAACGGAGCGACGTCCTCATCCTGGGTCCCCCCGGCGTCGGCAAGTCGCACCTGGTCCAGGCGATCGGCCATCAGGCGGCCCGCATGGGCTTCACCGTCCTGTACCGCTCCATCTTCGATTGCCTAGGCGAACTGATCCCGGCCGAGAACTTCGGGGAGCGTGTCACCACCATGAACCGCTACCTCAAGGCGGACCTTCTGATCATCGACGAAATGGGCATCAAGAAGCTGCCCAAACAGTCCGGGGAGTACGTCTTCGAGATCGTCATGCGACGGCACGAACTGCGGTCCACCATCATGACCTCCAATCGGCCCCTGGACAACTGGGGCAAGCTGATCGGCGATGTTCCCACCGCGGCCGCGATCCTCGATCGCCTGTTGCACCGGGCGGAGATCGCGGCATCATGA
- a CDS encoding transposase has product MARPSRYSREVRERAVRMVEEHREEHSSQWAAIESISQKIGCTAETLRKWVVQAQRDAGHGPGLTTSERERLKQLERENRELKRANKILRKASACFAQAELDRKPR; this is encoded by the coding sequence ATGGCAAGACCAAGCAGGTATTCACGGGAGGTCCGGGAACGGGCCGTGCGGATGGTCGAGGAGCATCGGGAGGAGCATAGCTCCCAGTGGGCGGCCATCGAGTCGATTTCCCAGAAGATAGGTTGCACCGCCGAGACTCTGCGAAAGTGGGTTGTTCAGGCTCAGCGGGACGCGGGTCATGGGCCGGGTCTGACGACCTCGGAGCGTGAGCGGCTCAAGCAGTTGGAGCGGGAGAACCGTGAGCTTAAGCGGGCCAACAAGATACTGCGGAAGGCGTCGGCTTGTTTTGCCCAGGCGGAGCTCGACCGCAAACCGAGGTGA
- a CDS encoding IS3 family transposase, with protein sequence MYGARKVWRQLNREGIEVARCTVERLMRDLGLAGAVRGRKCRTTIADDSAVRPADLVCREVTALRPNQLWVSDLTYVATWQGFVYVAFVIDVFSRMIVGWRASRSLRTDLALDALEQALGTRPAIPTAARAGPAVRPAVRGGDR encoded by the coding sequence GTGTACGGGGCGCGGAAGGTATGGCGGCAGCTGAATCGTGAAGGGATAGAGGTGGCGCGGTGTACGGTGGAGCGGTTGATGCGGGATTTGGGTCTGGCCGGTGCGGTTCGTGGTCGGAAGTGTCGGACCACAATTGCCGATGATAGCGCGGTGCGGCCGGCGGACCTGGTGTGCCGGGAGGTTACGGCGTTACGTCCGAACCAGTTGTGGGTCTCGGATCTGACGTATGTGGCGACCTGGCAGGGGTTTGTGTATGTGGCGTTCGTGATCGACGTCTTCTCGCGGATGATCGTGGGCTGGCGGGCGTCGCGATCGTTGCGCACTGATCTGGCCCTGGACGCTCTGGAGCAGGCGCTGGGGACGCGCCCGGCAATTCCGACGGCGGCGCGGGCAGGCCCCGCGGTCAGGCCGGCGGTTCGGGGGGGAGACCGGTAA
- a CDS encoding flippase-like domain-containing protein: MSSSPITPPPGAPPPARRVRQWIYRIVKVALVLLAVGLAGRQLWVNWEAVREYDWQINFGWLGLSVAAHLFTLLLFSIVWCRLILGFGHRLKIRYSFKLAYIATFGRYIPGRIWPLLAMAYLARRLGIPEQHSLTSWGLALIFTLTAAFAVTAAGIGLVPSQVGLVFQGYLGAGVWAAGVVLALASLALIYFPDRTLVVFNFLLRLIGRKPLRFRLRPAIAFQVLGGYAACWISYGVSFWLFLKAVMGATPVPIVSAITIFVIAYQMGYLAVFSPGGIGVRELALIGLLHPFLGPISAAVAVAARLWNMVVEIIAVIIAWRVPMPAENSERDLTGLPPEPPA; this comes from the coding sequence ATCACCCCGCCGCCCGGCGCGCCGCCGCCGGCCCGCCGTGTGCGTCAGTGGATTTACAGGATCGTCAAGGTCGCCCTGGTCCTGCTCGCGGTCGGTCTCGCCGGGCGGCAGCTCTGGGTCAACTGGGAGGCGGTGCGCGAGTACGATTGGCAGATCAATTTCGGCTGGCTCGGTCTCTCGGTGGCCGCCCACCTGTTCACGCTGCTGCTTTTCTCGATCGTCTGGTGCCGCCTGATTCTCGGGTTCGGCCACCGGCTGAAAATCCGCTACAGTTTTAAGCTCGCCTACATTGCCACTTTCGGCCGGTACATCCCCGGCCGCATCTGGCCGCTTTTGGCGATGGCCTACCTCGCGCGGCGCCTGGGCATTCCCGAGCAGCATTCGCTCACGTCCTGGGGACTCGCGCTCATCTTCACTCTCACCGCGGCCTTCGCTGTCACCGCGGCGGGGATTGGCCTCGTCCCGTCGCAGGTGGGGCTGGTGTTCCAGGGGTACCTCGGCGCCGGCGTGTGGGCGGCCGGCGTCGTTCTCGCGCTGGCCTCGCTCGCGCTCATCTACTTTCCGGACCGGACCCTCGTCGTGTTCAATTTCCTCCTGCGCCTCATCGGGCGCAAGCCGCTGCGGTTCCGCCTCCGCCCGGCCATCGCTTTCCAGGTGCTGGGCGGCTACGCGGCCTGCTGGATCTCCTACGGCGTGTCATTCTGGCTGTTTCTGAAAGCCGTGATGGGGGCGACCCCCGTGCCGATCGTGTCGGCGATCACGATCTTCGTGATCGCGTACCAAATGGGGTACTTGGCGGTCTTTTCCCCCGGCGGCATCGGGGTGCGCGAACTCGCTCTCATCGGACTGCTCCACCCCTTCCTCGGCCCGATCTCGGCCGCGGTGGCGGTCGCGGCGCGCTTGTGGAACATGGTTGTGGAGATCATTGCGGTGATCATCGCCTGGCGCGTGCCTATGCCGGCGGAGAACTCTGAGCGGGATCTTACCGGTCTCCCCCCCGAACCGCCGGCCTGA